One genomic window of Candidatus Minimicrobia sp. QA0096 includes the following:
- the cas9 gene encoding type II CRISPR RNA-guided endonuclease Cas9 (Cas9, originally named Csn1, is the large, multifunctional signature protein of type II CRISPR/Cas systems. It is well known even to general audiences because its RNA-guided endonuclease activity has made it a popular tool for custom editing of eukaryotic genomes.) → MTQKYSYSPKKYSLGLDIGTSSIGWAVLDLDKERIHDLGVRIFEKPEDPQNGDSLAKPRRDARSARRRLKRRRQRLNNLKQFFIDQNILTRDRIEEVLSDKSEFNKLDVYALRSKALTEELSPEELLKVMYQIAKRRGFKSNRKVEEESEKEGGRISKALKTNEKFLAENEYKTVGEALSRDENFASHKRNKRDDYTNSFSRGDFLHELEKIIEVQKRYALKNVSDTAINEMLYGLDDDKNVVNISAIMYQRPFMTEELIKKMVGNCTFEENEKRAPRASYSFEIFRLASDLSHLVFIPRDASKRQAKRENLEIRLSSEQINKVIEAARNQKSLTYKKVRSIAGISEDYVPKYTHGKKKDGDEFGEGNTFGGLKAYYDIKTALKNLPEDWAKIDNESTINQIAYILTTQKSDEGIKAELNALPISDDARNAIIKIKATNFGSFCHLSIKALQKITPHILNGMTYDKACEAAGYDFKKQSASLEQITNPVVKRAISQTLKVVRAIERKYGKPYFIKVETARDLAKNFKERNAIKKENEENQGYNEDIKSIIADGYEASPKTKGGKQLLSHLKELSVPLNKNADFNGQQIIKVKLYREQNGICPYSGKPIDFDTMLQDDNAYQIDHIVPFSRSNNDGITNKVLVLTEENQKKSNKTPFEYFGADENRWKEFVARVESIYKTRDIKTDDKATNAINYKYNGYAMKKKQNLLLQDYKNDSWNVRALNDTRYITRFIQNYLRQNVDFAEGEEKQRVIAPSGTTTAYLRKRWGLAKDRSEDVLHHAKDAAVVAAIDQKIIMQANLHAKRHEIKELLAAAKTMEEKTDKLTGEIIDEDEFNKAQRRKNAMLVLSSKHFPQPWDDFGKEVMKRTLNVDIKTLQNELRGLDNYDEEFRLSVKPIFVSRMPRRKATGSAHKETIRSPKVKDGDQRTVRVPLKKVKRKDVENSTLKESDKWLYKKLLERLDACDDNPEKAFAEPIYKNDKKTDKNGNKLSPVSTIKVYSTQPSGFYINDDKAFVNNGSMVRLDVYQKPNKKGKIEHFFAPVYAHQVGKNKPAPTKILPVPKGFTDVDETFTKVCSLYPNDYVRCYFGNNIEEGYYTAYDIDSGRITVINASSPSKEGTNRRRISPRSANLIERYDISILGDNYRWL, encoded by the coding sequence ATGACTCAAAAATATTCATATTCACCAAAAAAATATTCACTAGGTCTAGACATTGGGACATCTTCAATCGGCTGGGCAGTATTAGACTTAGATAAAGAGCGCATCCATGATTTAGGGGTGCGCATTTTTGAAAAACCAGAAGATCCACAAAACGGAGATTCGCTTGCCAAACCTCGCCGCGACGCACGGTCAGCTCGCCGTCGCTTAAAACGGCGACGTCAACGTTTGAATAATTTGAAGCAATTCTTTATTGACCAAAATATTCTCACCAGAGATCGAATCGAAGAAGTCTTAAGTGACAAATCCGAATTTAACAAATTAGACGTATATGCTCTGCGTTCAAAAGCGCTCACCGAGGAATTATCCCCAGAAGAGCTGCTCAAGGTCATGTACCAAATCGCCAAACGACGTGGATTTAAGTCGAATCGTAAAGTTGAGGAAGAGTCGGAAAAAGAAGGCGGTCGCATATCAAAAGCCTTGAAAACTAATGAAAAGTTCCTCGCCGAGAATGAATATAAAACCGTCGGCGAAGCTCTGAGTCGCGATGAAAACTTTGCGTCACATAAACGCAATAAGCGTGACGATTACACTAATAGTTTTTCTCGTGGTGATTTTTTGCACGAATTAGAAAAGATCATTGAGGTCCAGAAAAGATATGCCTTAAAAAACGTTTCCGATACAGCGATCAATGAAATGCTTTACGGCTTGGACGATGACAAAAATGTCGTAAATATATCAGCAATTATGTACCAGCGCCCATTTATGACTGAAGAGCTGATTAAAAAAATGGTCGGGAACTGTACTTTTGAAGAAAATGAAAAACGAGCACCAAGAGCTAGCTACAGCTTCGAAATTTTTCGCTTGGCAAGCGACTTATCACATCTGGTATTCATACCTCGCGACGCCAGCAAGCGCCAGGCAAAGCGAGAAAATCTAGAGATAAGATTATCTTCAGAGCAGATAAATAAAGTTATCGAAGCCGCCAGAAACCAAAAAAGCCTAACGTATAAAAAAGTGCGTAGCATTGCGGGAATTAGTGAAGATTACGTTCCAAAATATACGCACGGAAAGAAAAAGGACGGCGATGAATTCGGAGAGGGAAATACATTCGGCGGTTTAAAAGCCTACTATGATATTAAAACAGCACTAAAAAATCTACCAGAAGATTGGGCGAAAATTGACAACGAATCAACGATCAATCAAATCGCTTATATTCTCACTACACAAAAATCTGACGAAGGAATTAAAGCCGAATTAAATGCATTGCCAATTTCTGATGACGCCAGAAACGCAATTATCAAAATTAAAGCTACTAATTTTGGGTCATTCTGCCATCTGTCGATAAAAGCTTTGCAAAAAATCACACCGCATATTCTTAATGGTATGACTTACGATAAAGCCTGTGAGGCCGCTGGTTATGACTTCAAGAAACAATCAGCTAGTCTAGAGCAAATCACCAATCCCGTCGTAAAACGTGCCATATCGCAAACACTGAAGGTCGTTCGCGCCATTGAACGCAAATACGGTAAACCTTACTTTATTAAAGTTGAAACTGCTCGTGACTTGGCAAAAAATTTCAAAGAACGCAACGCAATTAAAAAAGAAAATGAAGAGAATCAAGGATATAACGAAGACATTAAATCTATAATCGCTGATGGATATGAAGCATCGCCAAAAACCAAGGGCGGCAAGCAACTTCTCAGCCACCTAAAAGAACTTAGCGTACCACTGAATAAAAACGCCGATTTTAACGGTCAGCAAATTATTAAGGTTAAGCTCTATCGTGAGCAAAACGGTATTTGTCCATATTCTGGAAAACCAATCGATTTCGACACGATGTTACAAGACGACAATGCATATCAGATAGACCACATCGTACCATTTTCACGCTCTAATAATGACGGGATAACTAATAAAGTGCTAGTACTAACAGAAGAAAACCAGAAAAAGAGCAATAAAACTCCATTTGAATATTTTGGCGCAGATGAAAACCGCTGGAAGGAGTTTGTCGCCAGAGTAGAGTCGATATATAAGACACGCGATATTAAAACGGACGATAAGGCCACAAATGCCATCAATTACAAATATAACGGCTACGCAATGAAGAAGAAGCAAAATCTGCTTCTGCAGGATTATAAGAACGACAGCTGGAATGTGCGTGCCTTAAACGATACTAGATACATCACACGATTTATTCAGAATTATTTACGCCAAAATGTTGACTTTGCAGAAGGTGAAGAAAAACAGCGCGTAATTGCACCAAGCGGAACAACGACAGCATATCTACGCAAGCGTTGGGGTCTGGCTAAAGATCGTAGCGAGGACGTTCTACATCACGCCAAAGATGCAGCAGTTGTAGCGGCAATTGACCAAAAGATTATAATGCAAGCTAACTTGCACGCCAAGCGCCACGAAATCAAAGAACTGCTTGCAGCTGCCAAAACGATGGAAGAAAAAACTGATAAACTCACTGGAGAAATCATCGATGAAGATGAGTTTAATAAAGCTCAGCGTCGTAAAAATGCAATGCTTGTGCTATCTTCGAAACATTTTCCTCAGCCGTGGGATGACTTCGGCAAAGAAGTTATGAAGCGAACCCTTAATGTCGATATCAAGACTCTGCAAAATGAGTTGCGAGGTCTTGATAACTACGACGAAGAGTTTCGATTGAGCGTAAAACCAATTTTTGTCTCACGTATGCCACGCCGTAAAGCGACTGGTTCGGCACATAAAGAAACAATTCGCTCACCAAAAGTTAAAGACGGCGATCAACGAACCGTAAGAGTGCCGCTCAAAAAAGTTAAACGCAAGGATGTCGAAAATTCCACGCTTAAAGAATCAGATAAATGGCTATATAAAAAATTACTTGAAAGACTGGACGCTTGCGATGACAATCCCGAAAAAGCGTTCGCTGAACCCATATATAAAAACGACAAGAAGACTGATAAAAACGGCAATAAGCTGTCTCCAGTCTCAACTATCAAAGTATATTCGACACAACCAAGCGGATTTTATATCAACGACGATAAGGCATTTGTTAACAACGGATCTATGGTGCGACTTGATGTATATCAAAAGCCGAACAAGAAAGGCAAGATTGAACACTTCTTCGCGCCAGTTTACGCCCACCAAGTTGGAAAAAATAAGCCCGCACCAACAAAAATACTGCCAGTGCCAAAAGGATTTACTGATGTAGATGAGACATTCACTAAAGTTTGCTCGTTATATCCGAATGATTATGTAAGGTGTTATTTCGGTAATAATATCGAGGAGGGTTACTACACAGCCTATGACATTGATAGTGGGCGAATAACCGTCATAAACGCCAGTTCTCCAAGCAAAGAAGGAACAAACCGCCGTCGCATCTCACCACGCTCCGCAAATCTCATCGAGCGCTACGACATCTCTATACTAGGCGATAACTACAGGTGGCTATAA
- the speD gene encoding adenosylmethionine decarboxylase encodes MHAAVQSITIKVSEVDSALLNDADELQKMLRNVTELAGLHHLESVMHQFSPQGISAALLLSESHIAIHTWPESGVAYIAMTTCKMLDDDKLQQIKELVARMLDAKNISMEEMAL; translated from the coding sequence ATGCATGCCGCGGTCCAATCTATAACCATAAAAGTGAGCGAAGTTGATTCTGCTTTGCTTAATGACGCGGATGAGCTGCAGAAAATGTTAAGAAATGTTACGGAATTGGCTGGCTTACATCATCTGGAATCGGTGATGCATCAATTTTCTCCGCAAGGAATCAGCGCCGCCCTGCTTTTGTCGGAGTCGCACATCGCGATTCATACGTGGCCAGAAAGCGGCGTGGCGTATATAGCGATGACAACTTGTAAAATGCTGGATGATGATAAATTGCAACAAATAAAAGAGTTGGTCGCACGTATGTTGGATGCGAAAAACATAAGTATGGAAGAAATGGCATTGTAA
- a CDS encoding polyamine aminopropyltransferase, whose translation MSRSSTKKREQVALFAAAILVAIGGIIYELILGAAASYLVGDSILSFSLATGVTLFGMGIGSLLVNYIKLHPATSFATNEIILGLIGGNSVMLMYLGFVFTRSHWLIFAIISLAIGICIGLEIPLLMKMFQEFGRKSSVKLFSKILALDYFGALIASLLFPLVMLPYLGLMRSAYLVAALNIGVAVLILKQMKASKIIMTISVIATMLLLGFFIFATEIEHGIDKRTYKDPVMWQQQTPYQKIVLTRYKNDTRLFLNRNLQFSSLDEARYHETLSASALSSVANPKRVLIMGGGDGLLARDVLKYPSVEHITLVDIDEVMTNLAKTNHLLTDINQRSLHDPRVSIVNQDAFQFAFSTSDKYDVVLIDLVDPSNEKLAKLYSEQLYRQIGNILTERGVMVTQATSSFFSPHAFYMVANTVKSSHPERYVTAFSVNVPSFGEWGFVLSAPQAEVVASQPLPKNLRYQNQKLLTFLTKQNAVSVPSGPTSTLVSPRITDVYNSDMRQWRYE comes from the coding sequence ATGTCACGATCAAGTACGAAAAAACGGGAGCAAGTTGCTTTATTTGCGGCGGCAATTTTAGTAGCAATTGGCGGAATTATTTACGAGCTGATTTTAGGCGCAGCTGCGTCATATCTGGTGGGCGATTCGATTTTGAGTTTTAGTCTGGCAACTGGCGTGACGTTGTTCGGTATGGGAATTGGCTCATTGCTGGTCAATTACATCAAGCTTCATCCAGCGACCAGCTTCGCAACGAACGAAATTATTCTGGGGCTAATTGGTGGAAATTCGGTGATGCTGATGTATTTGGGATTCGTTTTTACGCGTTCGCATTGGCTAATTTTTGCTATCATAAGTCTGGCAATTGGTATTTGTATCGGGCTGGAAATTCCGCTTTTAATGAAGATGTTTCAGGAGTTCGGGCGCAAGTCTTCGGTGAAATTGTTTAGTAAGATTTTAGCGCTTGATTATTTTGGGGCATTAATTGCGTCGCTATTATTCCCGCTCGTTATGCTTCCGTATCTTGGTTTAATGCGTAGCGCGTATCTGGTGGCGGCACTGAATATTGGCGTTGCGGTTCTGATTCTTAAGCAAATGAAGGCTTCGAAAATTATTATGACAATTAGCGTTATTGCAACAATGTTGCTTTTGGGGTTTTTCATTTTTGCGACAGAAATTGAACATGGAATTGACAAGCGAACATATAAGGATCCGGTGATGTGGCAGCAGCAGACGCCTTATCAGAAAATTGTGCTGACGAGATATAAAAATGACACCAGGCTGTTTTTGAATCGTAATTTGCAGTTCTCTAGTCTTGACGAGGCGCGTTATCACGAAACGCTATCTGCTTCTGCCTTATCTTCGGTTGCTAATCCGAAGCGCGTGCTGATTATGGGCGGCGGCGATGGTTTGCTGGCTCGGGACGTTTTGAAATATCCCAGCGTTGAGCATATTACGTTGGTTGATATCGATGAGGTGATGACCAATCTGGCGAAAACTAATCATCTTCTCACCGATATAAATCAGCGCTCGTTGCATGATCCGCGCGTTTCCATTGTCAATCAAGACGCTTTCCAATTCGCCTTCTCTACCTCAGATAAATATGATGTTGTGTTGATTGATTTGGTGGATCCGTCGAATGAAAAATTAGCCAAGTTGTATTCCGAGCAATTATATCGTCAAATTGGTAATATTTTAACGGAGCGTGGCGTTATGGTGACGCAAGCGACGTCTTCATTTTTCTCTCCACATGCTTTTTATATGGTGGCAAACACCGTCAAATCATCTCATCCAGAGCGATATGTGACGGCGTTTTCTGTCAATGTGCCGTCATTTGGCGAGTGGGGTTTTGTGTTGTCTGCGCCGCAAGCCGAGGTCGTGGCTAGCCAGCCATTGCCGAAAAACCTACGATATCAAAACCAGAAATTGCTCACCTTCCTGACTAAACAAAACGCCGTATCGGTGCCGTCTGGACCGACTTCTACGTTGGTTTCTCCGCGAATCACCGACGTTTACAATTCCGATATGCGTCAGTGGCGATACGAATAG
- a CDS encoding type IV secretion system DNA-binding domain-containing protein — protein sequence MQIISWIISTLLQWYIWMPIVAVLMFLTWRNYRKIEDFTPVESVLLVLEIPRTNDKQELAAEQLFASLHGILRDNKELRLSGGHQEHISFEIASVNGQIRFYVWVPKTLQSFVEGQIYSQYPTVQIHQADEDYTEHERDHEVAYSTELTLTTDEFLPIRTFQNFEVDPLAGITGTLAKLETTGEELWIQVLVRPIPDDWQNAADRYINSIKNGRMFSLPGFGGSMQWLIGVLGALWQPPEQGANQSTAVELSDRDKTRISEAEKKATKLGYEVKIRLVYMGESQTNAKLRMQALVGTFKQFNSTNLNGFHAVKGAFGKEFIDKYRKRSFIGDGFILNIEELASVFHLPHTNVETPNIVWASSKTAEPPSKLPVLTGEDVNDDQISAFGVTNFRGISHQFGMLRYDRSRHVYIIGQTGAGKSGLLELFALSDIFHNQGYAIIDPHGDFAINNMKFIPGSRLNDVIYFNPADTAYPLGFNPLEVTNPNQKTNISSEIIGVLKRIFGDSWGPRLEYILRYTILALLDRPEATMLDITRMLTDKEFRKETLTYCQDTVVLQFWNVEFASWNDKFVAEAIAPVLNKVGAFTANPIIRNIIGQPKSTFNIRQIMDEGKILIVNLSKGLIGEDNAAILGSFLVTKIQLAAMSRSDIPDVRDRRPFYLYVDEFQNFATDSFATILSEARKYGLNLTVANQYISQMSDTVRDAVFGNVGTMISFRVSADDAPILAKQFEPNFEAIDLLQMHNRNFVVNMVIGGEKTPAFSARTLELPPSQADNTPHIIEHSRRMYSRNREDVEKEIDAAIKPVRNQKKQPAKPQPQPVNNAPAVNSQPEKQQPAANDGEVVLQIRGNDNTPTETAINTVTPLASATPKRRRRRRKKSTAAA from the coding sequence ATGCAGATTATTTCTTGGATCATCAGCACATTATTACAATGGTATATTTGGATGCCAATCGTGGCAGTCCTGATGTTTTTGACGTGGCGGAATTATCGGAAGATCGAAGATTTCACCCCAGTTGAGAGCGTACTTTTAGTCCTGGAAATCCCACGCACAAATGACAAGCAAGAGCTTGCCGCCGAACAGTTATTCGCTTCACTGCACGGAATTCTTCGCGACAATAAAGAATTGCGATTATCTGGCGGGCACCAAGAGCACATCAGCTTTGAAATCGCCTCAGTCAATGGGCAAATTCGCTTTTACGTTTGGGTACCAAAAACCCTGCAGAGCTTTGTCGAAGGACAGATTTATTCTCAATACCCAACCGTTCAAATTCACCAAGCCGACGAAGATTATACCGAGCATGAGCGCGACCACGAAGTTGCTTACTCGACAGAATTAACATTAACCACAGACGAATTTCTCCCGATTCGCACCTTCCAAAACTTCGAGGTCGACCCGCTGGCGGGCATTACGGGTACGCTGGCAAAACTGGAAACCACCGGTGAAGAATTGTGGATTCAGGTGCTAGTCAGACCAATCCCAGATGACTGGCAAAACGCTGCAGATCGATATATAAATAGTATAAAAAACGGACGAATGTTCTCCTTGCCAGGATTCGGCGGCAGTATGCAGTGGCTAATCGGTGTACTTGGCGCATTATGGCAGCCACCAGAGCAGGGAGCAAATCAATCGACAGCCGTTGAGCTGTCAGACCGCGATAAAACTCGCATTTCTGAAGCAGAGAAAAAGGCAACCAAGCTCGGCTATGAAGTGAAGATTCGCTTAGTTTATATGGGCGAAAGTCAGACAAACGCCAAACTTCGCATGCAGGCGCTTGTCGGTACATTTAAGCAGTTCAATTCAACCAATCTCAACGGATTTCACGCCGTCAAGGGTGCGTTTGGCAAAGAATTTATTGATAAATATCGCAAGCGTTCGTTCATCGGCGACGGGTTCATCTTAAATATAGAAGAGCTGGCGTCAGTTTTTCATTTGCCACACACCAACGTTGAAACGCCAAATATAGTTTGGGCGAGCTCCAAAACCGCAGAACCGCCGTCCAAATTGCCAGTCTTAACCGGCGAAGATGTCAACGATGACCAAATTTCTGCCTTTGGCGTCACCAACTTCCGCGGCATCAGCCACCAATTTGGCATGTTGCGCTATGACCGCTCACGCCACGTTTACATAATAGGACAAACGGGCGCCGGAAAAAGCGGACTATTAGAACTCTTCGCCTTAAGCGACATTTTCCATAATCAAGGATATGCCATCATCGACCCGCACGGCGACTTCGCAATAAACAACATGAAATTTATCCCTGGCAGCCGATTGAACGACGTGATCTATTTTAATCCAGCCGACACCGCGTATCCTCTGGGATTCAACCCACTGGAAGTCACGAACCCGAACCAAAAAACCAACATCTCATCAGAAATCATTGGCGTTTTGAAGCGTATTTTCGGCGATTCGTGGGGCCCGCGACTTGAGTATATTTTGCGATATACAATTCTAGCTTTGCTGGACCGACCGGAAGCGACGATGCTTGACATTACTCGCATGCTAACAGATAAGGAATTCCGAAAAGAAACGCTGACTTATTGCCAAGACACCGTGGTTTTGCAATTCTGGAATGTTGAATTTGCCAGCTGGAATGACAAGTTTGTCGCCGAGGCAATTGCGCCAGTCTTAAATAAAGTCGGGGCTTTCACCGCCAATCCAATCATCCGCAACATCATCGGGCAGCCAAAATCCACGTTCAATATTCGCCAGATTATGGACGAAGGAAAGATTCTAATTGTCAATCTGTCCAAAGGTCTTATCGGTGAAGATAATGCCGCCATCCTCGGTTCGTTTTTGGTCACAAAAATCCAGCTTGCCGCCATGTCTCGAAGCGACATTCCTGACGTCCGCGACCGCCGCCCATTCTATCTTTATGTCGACGAGTTCCAGAACTTCGCCACCGATTCGTTTGCAACCATTTTATCCGAGGCTCGAAAATATGGCCTTAACTTGACCGTTGCCAATCAGTACATTTCCCAGATGAGCGACACGGTTCGCGATGCGGTTTTTGGAAACGTCGGCACTATGATTTCTTTCCGAGTTTCTGCTGACGATGCACCCATCCTTGCTAAGCAATTCGAGCCAAACTTCGAAGCGATCGACCTGCTTCAAATGCACAATCGTAATTTCGTTGTTAATATGGTTATTGGTGGTGAAAAAACTCCGGCGTTTTCTGCCCGCACATTGGAACTTCCGCCAAGCCAAGCAGACAACACGCCGCACATTATTGAACATTCGCGTCGCATGTATTCGCGAAATAGGGAAGATGTCGAGAAAGAAATTGATGCTGCAATAAAGCCTGTTCGCAACCAAAAAAAGCAACCAGCCAAACCTCAACCACAACCTGTAAACAACGCTCCAGCGGTCAATAGCCAACCGGAAAAGCAGCAACCCGCAGCAAACGATGGCGAAGTTGTTTTGCAAATTCGCGGCAATGATAATACACCTACAGAAACTGCAATCAACACAGTTACACCGCTAGCTTCAGCAACGCCAAAAAGACGACGTCGCCGACGAAAAAAGAGCACTGCCGCCGCCTAA
- a CDS encoding sigma factor-like helix-turn-helix DNA-binding protein, with protein sequence MSETAKTEQSAKLNSVVDTIISKIPQEREKEIISRRFGLYDRKETLELIGDMFGITRERVRQLEKAILTRLRAAVAEGELPSVIAMEKEITSSLSEMGRVARMQDLASHFLGKEATAIDRARVAFISELAENITIVTENDDYYQAAAIDTLGNEKQIRARVEEVVKTIKKHGEPITAEELHKKLNYEHPSNIAALATVSKKLASLNDQWGLAKWPAVNPKNIRDKIYVVLDTNGSPMHFSDIAKGIRDSEFNRRSVTTQAIHNELIKDKRFVLIGRGIYALASWGYSRGTVADIITDILKNSETPLHRDEIVRQVLDKRQVKETTILLNLQSKPQFKRVAKATYVFEEAA encoded by the coding sequence ATGAGCGAGACAGCAAAAACCGAGCAAAGCGCCAAATTAAATTCTGTCGTCGATACTATTATTTCTAAGATTCCGCAAGAGCGCGAGAAGGAGATTATTTCTCGACGATTTGGTTTGTATGACCGAAAAGAAACGTTAGAGTTAATTGGCGATATGTTCGGCATTACTCGCGAGCGCGTTCGTCAGCTAGAAAAAGCAATCTTAACACGTCTACGTGCAGCTGTCGCCGAGGGAGAACTTCCTTCGGTTATTGCTATGGAAAAAGAAATTACTTCGAGTTTGTCTGAGATGGGACGAGTTGCGCGTATGCAGGATTTGGCGTCGCATTTCCTCGGTAAAGAAGCTACTGCAATTGACCGCGCTCGTGTGGCGTTTATTTCTGAGCTAGCAGAAAACATCACGATTGTTACAGAGAATGACGATTATTACCAAGCAGCAGCTATCGACACTCTCGGCAACGAAAAGCAAATTAGAGCAAGGGTCGAGGAAGTTGTAAAGACCATCAAAAAACACGGCGAACCTATTACCGCGGAAGAATTGCACAAAAAATTGAACTATGAACATCCTTCAAACATTGCAGCCTTGGCTACCGTTAGTAAAAAATTGGCCAGCTTAAACGATCAGTGGGGACTAGCCAAATGGCCAGCCGTTAACCCAAAGAACATTCGCGATAAAATCTACGTTGTTTTGGACACAAATGGCTCACCGATGCATTTTTCCGACATTGCTAAGGGAATTCGGGACAGCGAATTTAACCGCCGAAGCGTCACGACGCAGGCAATTCACAATGAACTTATTAAAGACAAGCGCTTTGTTCTAATCGGTCGCGGTATTTACGCGCTTGCCAGCTGGGGCTACAGCCGCGGAACTGTAGCAGATATCATTACCGATATTTTGAAAAATTCCGAAACTCCGCTTCACCGTGATGAAATCGTTCGTCAAGTCCTCGACAAACGACAAGTCAAGGAAACCACCATTCTATTAAACCTTCAATCAAAGCCGCAATTCAAACGCGTCGCTAAAGCCACATACGTTTTTGAAGAAGCCGCTTAA